In a single window of the bacterium genome:
- a CDS encoding carbonic anhydrase (macrophage inducible 5; Mig-5), with translation MNNKQELDAMSPQSALETLLEGNKRFMSDVGDIKHQTIDRIGINKRQRCPIAVIVTCMDSRLVPELIFDQSIGDVLVIRIAGVVINDDILGSLEYACQSVGIKYVMVLGHTQCEAVAGACQDVQKHGGFISVLNKIKPAVEATRAGGNLPLSEWIEKANLQHIKNSVGKIKKDNAVLKKLVDDKMIFIQGAVYNVLTGKVSLLES, from the coding sequence CTTAGAAACTTTATTAGAAGGCAATAAACGTTTTATGAGCGATGTTGGTGACATTAAACATCAAACCATAGATAGGATAGGGATAAACAAGCGTCAGCGGTGTCCTATTGCTGTTATCGTAACATGTATGGATTCGCGTTTGGTTCCTGAACTTATTTTTGACCAAAGTATTGGAGATGTTTTGGTTATTAGAATTGCAGGCGTTGTTATCAATGACGATATTTTGGGAAGTCTTGAGTATGCGTGTCAGTCTGTGGGGATAAAGTACGTTATGGTTCTGGGACATACACAATGTGAAGCGGTTGCCGGGGCATGTCAAGATGTACAAAAGCATGGCGGTTTTATATCAGTATTAAATAAAATAAAACCTGCTGTAGAAGCCACACGAGCAGGAGGAAACCTACCTTTAAGTGAGTGGATAGAAAAAGCCAATCTACAACACATAAAAAATAGTGTGGGTAAAATAAAAAAAGATAATGCTGTACTTAAAAAGCTTGTCGATGATAAGATGATTTTCATCCAAGGTGCTGTTTACAATGTACTTACTGGAAAAGTCAGTTTACTTGAAAGCTAA
- a CDS encoding formate/nitrite transporter family protein: MSEKNKDYRVQGGIVYEEASTERRIARINEEKEYVSVIIKRNDEVARHPDDILEKAIEEGSEQMKRSFFSLLLSAISAGLILGFAAMAVAFAYTATAEMGFVYRRLAMAMVYPLGFIICIFSASQLFTEHTALAVYPYLDKKCSFTKLVRLWSIVLFGNLIGTAVSAGLISLADPVIQNESGYIYVAQHLIKHPWMQIFISAVLAGWLMALGGWLLYASSSSTAQMLCIYIVTFLIGIGGLHHCVAGSAEMFVALFIDASIGLSEMGRFLSAAVLGNLLGGSFMVASLNYSHIRTTQ, encoded by the coding sequence GTGTCAGAAAAAAATAAAGATTATAGAGTTCAAGGTGGCATCGTTTATGAAGAAGCTTCAACAGAACGTAGAATAGCTAGAATAAATGAAGAAAAAGAATATGTGTCCGTCATTATTAAAAGAAATGACGAAGTTGCCAGGCATCCAGATGATATCTTAGAAAAAGCCATTGAAGAAGGCTCTGAACAGATGAAACGAAGTTTTTTTTCACTGCTTTTGTCTGCAATATCTGCAGGATTAATCTTAGGCTTTGCTGCAATGGCAGTAGCCTTTGCTTATACCGCAACAGCCGAAATGGGTTTTGTATATAGGCGTTTGGCCATGGCTATGGTTTATCCTTTAGGCTTTATTATTTGTATATTTAGTGCTTCTCAGTTGTTTACTGAACATACAGCTTTGGCCGTTTACCCTTACCTTGATAAAAAATGCAGCTTTACCAAACTTGTAAGGTTATGGTCCATTGTGCTTTTTGGAAACCTGATTGGGACAGCTGTAAGCGCCGGTTTGATATCCTTAGCTGACCCAGTGATTCAAAATGAAAGTGGTTATATCTATGTTGCTCAGCACTTGATTAAACATCCATGGATGCAGATCTTTATCAGCGCTGTTTTAGCCGGTTGGTTAATGGCCTTGGGAGGATGGTTGCTTTATGCAAGCTCTTCATCTACCGCACAAATGCTTTGTATTTATATTGTTACCTTCCTCATTGGTATTGGCGGACTCCATCACTGTGTTGCAGGATCAGCAGAGATGTTTGTGGCTTTGTTTATTGATGCCAGTATTGGCTTGTCGGAAATGGGCCGTTTTTTAAGTGCAGCGGTTTTGGGCAATCTTTTAGGCGGCAGCTTTATGGTGGCCAGCTTAAATTATAGCCATATAAGAACCACACAGTAA
- a CDS encoding NAD(P)/FAD-dependent oxidoreductase, producing MDASNTYPCIIIGGGAAGLKAASILGQKKIKTLLLEHNSSLGRKILISGGGRCNFTNMHASAQDYISQNPHFVKSALSQYTAKDFIDEVKQAKIPFYEKKLGQLFCKRSAHDILNMLINRIDKNQVTLATNQSITSITKSKDNYIISLSSDEQYSCKHLIVATGGLSFNKLGASDFGYTLAQQFGHTIIKTEPALDGFKAQDNDLKKFSLLAGVSLPVSIKTNGYTVEDDLLFTHQGLSGPAALKASLYWQHTMPVCLNFLPQFSNTVLFEKALQEQKQTQGHKQLKSLLKPLLPQRFIENFIENAVLNKKIAELRTVQLHDIAEQMTQFTFTPLKTVGYHKAEVTRGGVCTKDISSKTMQSKLCPGLYFIGEVVDVTGQLGGYNFQWAWSSAHACASHIH from the coding sequence GTGGATGCCTCAAATACATATCCTTGCATCATTATTGGTGGTGGCGCAGCGGGTTTAAAAGCTGCGAGTATTCTTGGTCAAAAAAAAATAAAAACCCTGCTATTAGAACATAATTCTAGTTTAGGTCGAAAAATCCTTATCTCTGGCGGTGGCCGCTGTAACTTCACCAATATGCATGCTTCTGCCCAAGATTATATCAGTCAAAACCCTCACTTTGTAAAATCAGCTTTAAGTCAGTACACTGCCAAGGACTTCATTGATGAAGTCAAGCAAGCCAAAATCCCTTTTTATGAAAAAAAACTGGGCCAGTTGTTTTGTAAACGATCGGCACACGATATTCTCAATATGCTCATCAATCGTATTGATAAAAATCAGGTCACTCTTGCCACAAACCAAAGTATTACATCGATCACAAAATCTAAAGATAATTATATTATAAGCCTATCTAGTGATGAGCAATACAGCTGTAAACATTTGATTGTTGCAACGGGTGGACTCTCTTTTAATAAGCTGGGTGCCAGTGATTTTGGCTACACCTTAGCCCAACAGTTTGGGCACACAATTATAAAAACAGAACCCGCCTTGGATGGTTTTAAAGCTCAGGACAATGATTTAAAAAAATTTTCACTCTTAGCTGGTGTATCATTACCCGTAAGCATTAAGACCAATGGCTACACTGTTGAAGATGATCTTTTATTCACACATCAGGGTTTAAGTGGTCCTGCTGCCTTGAAAGCCAGTTTATATTGGCAGCATACAATGCCCGTCTGCCTTAATTTTTTACCTCAATTTTCAAACACTGTTTTATTTGAAAAAGCATTACAAGAGCAAAAACAAACTCAAGGGCATAAACAGCTTAAATCACTGTTAAAACCGCTTTTACCTCAACGTTTTATTGAAAATTTTATTGAAAACGCTGTATTGAATAAAAAAATTGCTGAACTAAGAACTGTTCAACTTCACGATATTGCTGAACAAATGACTCAGTTTACTTTTACCCCCCTAAAAACAGTAGGGTATCATAAAGCAGAAGTAACTCGGGGAGGTGTCTGTACTAAGGATATTTCTTCTAAAACCATGCAATCCAAACTTTGTCCAGGATTGTACTTTATTGGTGAAGTTGTTGATGTCACAGGTCAATTGGGAGGTTACAACTTTCAATGGGCTTGGTCTTCTGCCCATGCTTGCGCTAGCCACATTCATTAA
- a CDS encoding GIY-YIG nuclease family protein: MSENIENWYVYMIQCSDKSLYTGIAKDVDKRFEQHLNKKGAKYFYGRDPIKVVYQEMFSSQGEALSREYAIKKLSSKQKKRMIDRKSNATN, encoded by the coding sequence ATGAGTGAAAACATAGAAAACTGGTATGTCTATATGATTCAGTGTTCAGACAAGTCTTTGTATACGGGTATCGCTAAAGATGTCGATAAGCGTTTTGAACAACATTTGAATAAAAAAGGAGCCAAATATTTTTATGGTAGAGATCCTATTAAAGTGGTTTATCAAGAAATGTTTTCCAGTCAGGGAGAAGCTTTATCAAGAGAGTATGCAATAAAAAAGCTCAGCTCCAAACAAAAAAAAAGGATGATTGACCGTAAGTCTAACGCAACCAACTGA